TGGCGAGCTGATAGTTgctcaagtctatgttgatgacatcATCTTTGGATCAACtaaggatgaacttgctcatgACTTCTCAAAACTCATGCAGGCAGAGTTTGAGATGAGCATGATCGGAGAGCTATCtcacttccttggattgcaGATTCGTCAACATGATTTACGTATATTCatctctcaatctaaatatgctaagaatcttgtgaaaaagtttggtttagaATCTGCTAGTTCTGTTAGAACCCCTATGAGCCTaaatgttaaactcactgtTGACTTGTTAGGTAATAGTGTAGACTCATCTCTTTATAGAAGCATGATAAGTAGTCTTCTTTACCTTACTGCTAGTAGACCTGACATTAGTTACAGTGtgggagtgtgtgctagatattAGGCCAATCCCAAAGAGTCACATATGATTGCCttgaaaagaatcataaaatatgtCAAAACTACTGCCAACTTTGGTGCTTGGTACAACAAggacacaaatgatgtcttagtTGGATATTTTGACGCTGATTGGGCTgggaatgctgatgatagaaaAAGTACATCGAGGAGTTGTttttatgtgggtaataatcttgtctcctgGATGAGCAAAAAGCAAACCTCCATCTCTTTATCCACTGCTGAAGCTAAGTACATTGCTACTGGTAGCTGTTGCACCCAACTCCTATGGATGCAAAGACTCCTCCATGATTATGGTATTTGTCAAGAGCATCTTACCATCTACTATGACAATACCAGTGCCATCAACATCTCTAAGAATCTGGTTCAACATTCTCGAACTAAAATATAGAGATTCGACATCACTTCATTCGGGAGCTTGTCGAAGATGGTACTCTCACCCTTGAGTTTATTCACACTGATGACTAGAAGGCTGATTTGTTTACCAAACCTCTAGATAGTAAATGTTTTGAATTCCTTCATCAAAATATCGGTGTCATCTCCATGGATTAATCTCCCCCTCTCTCCTTCCTCCTCATGCTTTTGTATCTAGTattatgcattgttttgctATGATTAACATGCTTTTGTTTGTTTACTTTcagtttttggttttattttgcttttcaaaaaaaaattttgaaaaatcagataaatacaaaaagagtgtgtgtatgtgtacatcagttcttgtgaaccttaaaatggccattgaaacagagttttctaaactttgtatcttttgtagcttagaagaacatctctatgcacaactaagtaagtgagctttgtggctctttgtttgtgatgcgtaaggttaagtgatttcttgaacttaacactcgtatcactctttttgacgggtaggactagaaaatcctcagagaaaggcataaataaccatctcaccactattaccTGCCAATCattaaatgacatttgtatgcttcgacatagcaaaaatgcaatgtcaaaagcttaacttAATCGGGtacttcttttctctcttttatatacccatgcatggtttgcttaataaaaagaaaatatgcaaagaaaataaaagtaaaaagataaaaaatgctttaaatatgattgcaagcgtgttttctaggagatgtgggagttataggatgtacctcaaaggtgatagtccccatcaaacagttatgattgtgtatgagttaaagtgattttctcatatctcaaatcgtcatatcTTAAAGACACTTAtacaatcttgcgatgttttcacacacaacactcaatattctttgttatttttgatacatgtgcaggtacaatgtgatttggcaatcacaagatttacatgtgttgatgtatgttcactaaactgtcttgccttatttttgaaatataaaatcggttagacttgtttagtgtgtgagtgttttttttgaGATCcctgtgcttaaaattgttgttgagagatgattttgagagtgtaatatgttgattggatcattggttgagttgcatgcgcgattgcattcatgtttatgtttttcccttcttgaaaaactgttttgaaaagttggctcgacacctcctcgatacctcctcgacacctgGCTGCCTGTCGAGCTTCTCAGCCTATCgcaatctcaatagcttctcgacaccttctgtATCGATCGAGAAACTTcctgtcctctcgatagcttctcgacacctggtggatcgatcgggCATTTGTTCTAGTGTCCTGTCTTGTTTTTCGACACCTTTTCGATAGCTGTATCTATCGGCATTGTATTTCTCGACACCTACCttgacagatgtctcgacacctctcgatacctgtaTCTATCGGGATTTACTGAACCTCTATTTAAAGGTTCTGTGCGATCCGTTTCTcttttctctcgatctctctctcgatagttttgtcttttcatcttccaaacctctctctctctcactccaaatcgTTTTCTCAAGGATTCTTCAAGcctcttcaagtttttcttcacttggtaagcttcttttccctcattctcatgcatttcatgtctTGAAACctaaattttggggtttttgaaaaattttggggtttttcaaaatttatgagtgtttgttgaaatttttgggatgggttttgtagatttgatcttaaaaactccatgcattgcattacattAGCATTCTATCTGtcttctcatgcatttagatgtgtgcaatatgtttgtgtgctagtaggattggattgggctgagcccatgatgtttttcatattgcatgtcccatgttcatgcattccccatgcatacgttctcttttcaatatacttgttatatttgaattgtttttgggacttttctgagtgtttctttctccccccTTTCTGTCTGGTtacgttagtagtgtctataGCACTAAAATGTAAGTCTATTATGACCCAGAACCCTCTTTGTTCTAGGGCCTCCTCATCTTTTGATCCTACTCCTCTTTCTATTCgattccgtgatgagaaagcccatcaggACTTCTCAGAGAccttctctaaacgaggtgttcattcggaatgccaagttGTTCTAGCGGAATTcgccgacactgaccttcccgatgtctttcacaaacggggatggagtcactgtgtgacgtcccggtcacttgtcctttCGTCCTGatccaggagttctactccaacatgcatggatttgattcttcagtacctctctttcacacTCACGTTCGAGGTACACGCATTGTTGTCACACTGGAGTTGGTATCCAATGTGCTCCATATACTGAAGGTTGCGCATCCTGATTACCCTAGTTGTGAGCGTCTGtagactgtgtccaaagatgagatgatcaCCGCTTTCTGTGAGCGTGCTTCTGATTAGGGTAAGCACCAGTTTacgtcatgtcgaccttttgctaaaggtcctcgtttcttaaaTATGGTTATGAATTTTGtcttgtatcctctctctcactacaactctatcacagagcctcgtgcttgttttctgttgtctcttcttgaggatcttgccattgactttccttcacacttcatcttttctatcatagatatgtataaggatacggctacttgtgataagctcatctttccttctgctatcacgaggattttacgccattttttcattccttttccTGTCTCCGACCCTTTTCATGTCAAGGTtgccatagacgccgctaccataaaatgtagtgaGGCGCAGTTTAGGTCACGACAAATAGGTTCAGCAGCTCCTTCCTGTTGTTCTGTTCCATCTAGATCTGCTCGTGCTTCATCCGCTCCCTCCTCTTCTATGAGTGATGTGTCACTCAGAGACATCATGGCACAACTTCAacacatggatgctcgcctggatacactctctacagagttgtatcaaGTGAATGTTCATGTTGGTCGTATTGCTCGGCGGCAGGtgaccatgggtggttttgctcccgAGGGTTCTCCTCTACCACCTCCTGTGGCTTCTGAGTCTGAGGCcaatgatggtgatgacgatgatgcttcggatgatgatgatggagatgctagctctaccgatgagatgtctacttgacacttttccctttgtcactcgtgacaaaaagggggagtagttttgggttatgagagtacTCATACTTAAGGGGAGAGCTTGTGCATAGGGACATTTTTTATAGGGGGAGTGCTGAGTGTTGAaggatgtagtaaggattacttgtatctttttcttttctccactttagatacattttcttcttgtacctaggtcttgtgaccattattacatacattgtgcttatctttgttaaatatatgatgatgtatgttttcttcacctacctctacatgtgttgtttcttttctctttttatacacatgattctctatttgtatgcaatctattatttcttttccacactaagatgccttgatgagttttgtttaagtgtttcagaaatacaggttgtcaaagtctacttgtcataaactctcttcttgcaaagtttttcaagagtttgtgttaggatggattttattgtattcaacaagtgagtatgagatgagtgatttatgacttctctcatatgttcatttgtttgttgtggttttatcacgaattgccaaaaggggagattgttaagacatatgtttttcacttgttaagaacacatgtcattcattatttatgtaattggctaatcctttgacaaaacgcactttacttataattgggtagaattaggatgagttttatacttcaagaaactatgtttcaagatcaagtgttgaagttatcaagtctgtccaagaaacaaagcTAAATAGTGCAAgattattaaagctcgacagctagcatgtgtcgaggtttaaagagctgttccagctccgtggctcgacagcttctcaacagtatctcgatacctctatctatcgaggtttaagaaaaacagattctgagttctgttttgattccaatctgtggatgtgtctttgggccttcttttctcctaaccctagacatataaaaggattattttaagggccgtcaaagtgtggcaagttgcacaagcattgatgaatccttgttcatgcaaattgtaacttgagacgaagttcttgccttagttcatatctcttgtgaagaagttgttgtgtctttgcaccgtcgggttttgtaaccaagcatcttcttgatctttatcgtgtggatgaattgaagaactttgcagccaacaatcttctctagttggtgattgaagtcgcgtactgggagcCGCGCAactggttagtcatgtacttgggagatgtgcattgaaaggagaaattgtcactacagaacaagtccaattgggtattggggtaagggttcaattgtaggttggtaaggtacttgggattcctttacttgtaactgcttgttgtgataatagtggaatttcgagagtggtgaccttaaattcacctgatggagtttttgccatgtaggttttccccattcataaacaaatcaccgtgtcatttaatttccactgcatactttagtttattggtgatttgtttgtgctaccacacatttgcatgttaatttgattaattaagaacttggctaattaatcaacttaatctatcaaaaggggtcaatacgtttgtTGGCCTATCAAGTGTGTTTTCGGTGTAGCCTTGGGGAAgttcttaggattcatggtgtcccaaagaggGATAGAAGCCAACCTAGAAAAAGTTCAGGCCATACTTAACATGACATCGCCCAAGACCGTCAAAGAGGTCCAAAAACTAATAGGAAGGATTGCAGCcctcaataggttcgtctcaaaagcaacggacaaatgcctaCCCTTCTTCAAGAAATTGAAGCAACCATCACTGAAGCACGAATCCAAAGCTTCGTgtggaaaaatataatttgcaaGTTCGGGATTCCAAGGACTATCATATCAGATAATGGGCGGCAGTTCAATAGCCAAAGCTTTAGGGACTTTTGCTCAGGCCTAGGCATCAGGAACCAGTTCTCATCCCTAGGGCATCCGCAGGCGAATGGACAGGCAGAGGTGACGAATCGAACACTGCTCAAGATTATTAAAACCAAGCTGGACGATGCAAAGGGTGCCTGGCCAGAAGAATTGCCTAATGTCTTATGGGCCTACAGAACCATGGCGAGAACTccaacaggagaaaccccttttagGCTTACTTATGGCACTGAGGCTGTAATCCCGGTCGAGGTAGGAGTGGCCAACATCAGGCGAGAGGTATTCCACGAAGAAAACAACGACGACCAGCTACGAATCAACTTGGATTGCCTAGATGAAGTAAGAGACATAGCTTCCAACAGGATGACGAAGTAACAGCAGAAGATGGCCGAATACTACAACAAGAGGGTAAAACTCAGACAACTTGACATAGGCGACCTCGTCTTGCGCAAGGTCACTACCGCGACTAGAGACTCTGCCCAAGGAAAGCTCGAccccacatgggaaggaccctacCGAGTCGTCCACTATTCTAGGCAAGGGGCAGTTATCACCTAGAAACCCTAGATGGACAAAGGCTCCCATgaccatggaacattgagcacttgaagaagtaccaccaacagATGTAACAACTAAATGTATTTATtcctaaaattaataaaagagttGTTCAGCTAATGTCTTCGTGTAAATAGGTCTGGTTAGATGTAAgtcacaaaaccaaaaatggctaagtaataagattccgcttAGACGGTTGTACATTACTGATGAAGCCAAAAGATAATCtcaaaaatggctaagtaataagattccgcctagacggatgtacattactgacgacgCTAAAAGATTATCtcaaaaatggctaagtaataagattctgcttGGACAGATGTacgttactgacgaagccaaaagattaTCTCAAAAAGGGcaaagtaataagattccgcctagataGATGTAAATTATTGGCGAAGCAAAGAAATTGACAAGATCCTTGAAAAAATGTAAGTCacaacaaaaacacaacaaGCGTGAGGAGCGAAACACGGGCAGTTACGATTGTATGCAATCACAAATGCAAGTAAGTACACTGCTATAAAAGACCAAAAACAACGGGCAGTCAccattatttttacatataaatgcccataaacactgggctaaaaattttgttttcaaggcAAATTAAAGTAAAACTGTTC
The sequence above is drawn from the Castanea sativa cultivar Marrone di Chiusa Pesio chromosome 5, ASM4071231v1 genome and encodes:
- the LOC142635159 gene encoding secreted RxLR effector protein 161-like encodes the protein MIALKRIIKYVKTTANFGAWYNKDTNDVLVGYFDADWAGNADDRKSTSRSCFYVGNNLVSWMSKKQTSISLSTAEAKYIATGSCCTQLLWMQRLLHDYEIRHHFIRELVEDGTLTLEFIHTDD